One Deinococcus multiflagellatus DNA window includes the following coding sequences:
- a CDS encoding DUF4357 domain-containing protein: MSAVQMRVREAVQAVQVWLAHTPAPGEAVVRQAIVLRLLHAAGFDIWNPAEVVPEETNSSGNRSDFLIRLGTGKFALELKGMNVALSPRDYQQVVTYAASEGTPWAVLTNGRVWVILDRTHNPGGTFQEHEVLKLELGQEGDTFADDFAALFDPAVWKVDAFAQAVGNVRARQERRLNEARIRRQKTAVIEDIQEQFQIPSFDLAAQAAVEMNRMTEAERDVLLGHSRHATSPTTLTATLTDSTTEVFQAPIRFHYRVKGAHATALYDPSQGTWTLMAGSTALNRVCSDPAQARALKKRREVQKASGQLEEVDATYLRFLSDVPYTSPSVPALDISGGPKNGWDVWRDDEGRPAQFYRPTPSPCG; encoded by the coding sequence ATGTCCGCTGTGCAGATGCGTGTTCGTGAGGCGGTACAGGCCGTACAGGTTTGGCTGGCGCATACCCCCGCTCCGGGTGAAGCCGTGGTGCGACAAGCCATTGTGCTGCGCCTTCTGCATGCGGCCGGTTTCGATATCTGGAATCCGGCTGAAGTGGTTCCCGAGGAGACCAACAGCAGTGGTAACCGATCCGATTTCTTGATTCGCCTGGGCACTGGCAAGTTTGCCCTGGAACTTAAGGGCATGAATGTCGCGCTGAGCCCCCGGGACTATCAGCAGGTGGTGACCTATGCGGCCAGCGAGGGCACACCCTGGGCAGTGCTCACCAACGGCCGGGTGTGGGTCATTCTGGACCGCACGCATAACCCCGGGGGCACCTTTCAGGAGCACGAGGTTCTGAAACTGGAGCTGGGGCAGGAAGGCGATACGTTTGCGGATGATTTCGCCGCGTTGTTTGATCCGGCCGTTTGGAAGGTAGACGCTTTTGCTCAGGCTGTAGGCAACGTGCGGGCGCGGCAGGAACGCCGGTTGAATGAAGCCCGCATTCGGCGTCAAAAGACGGCTGTCATTGAAGATATTCAGGAGCAGTTCCAGATTCCCTCGTTTGATCTAGCGGCCCAAGCAGCCGTCGAGATGAACCGCATGACTGAAGCTGAACGAGATGTATTGCTGGGTCACTCGCGGCATGCCACATCACCAACGACCCTCACCGCAACGCTGACGGACAGCACAACAGAAGTCTTTCAGGCGCCCATCCGGTTCCATTACCGGGTCAAAGGCGCCCACGCCACTGCTCTCTATGATCCTTCTCAAGGGACATGGACACTGATGGCAGGGAGCACTGCACTGAATCGCGTCTGCTCAGATCCTGCGCAGGCCCGAGCCCTCAAGAAACGGCGTGAAGTGCAGAAGGCTTCTGGGCAACTGGAGGAAGTAGATGCCACATACCTTCGGTTCCTGAGCGATGTGCCCTACACCAGCCCAAGTGTGCCGGCCCTGGACATTTCTGGCGGTCCGAAGAATGGGTGGGATGTGTGGCGGGATGACGAAGGGCGCCCAGCCCAGTTTTACCGGCCTACACCTTCTCCTTGCGGCTGA
- a CDS encoding hotdog fold thioesterase has product MSYADHLGMTVQEALPELTRVSLTVGDAGLNRRGSAHNGVVFGLAEEALFIISNLGAQAVAIDTHMTFVRQARAGDALVALATPERVGRTLGIYRVEVRREADWELMALFQGTVSRKEKV; this is encoded by the coding sequence ATGAGCTACGCCGACCACCTGGGCATGACCGTGCAGGAGGCTTTACCTGAATTGACCCGCGTCTCCCTGACGGTTGGAGACGCGGGTCTGAACCGGCGCGGCAGCGCGCACAACGGCGTGGTGTTTGGCCTGGCCGAGGAGGCCCTGTTTATCATCAGCAACCTGGGGGCGCAGGCGGTGGCCATTGATACCCACATGACCTTTGTGCGCCAGGCCCGCGCGGGCGACGCCCTGGTGGCGCTGGCCACCCCGGAGCGCGTGGGCCGCACCCTGGGCATCTACCGCGTAGAGGTGCGCCGCGAGGCCGACTGGGAACTGATGGCCCTGTTCCAGGGCACGGTCAGCCGCAAGGAGAAGGTGTAG
- a CDS encoding MerR family transcriptional regulator, whose translation MPTPALPLMTIGAFAGASRLSPKALRLYDELGLLRPAQVDPQSGYRRYTPAQLADARLIGRLRQADMPLPAIGALLALPAGERPAALRLHLAALDAEHRQRRDLTRHLIQHLEGETPMSLPTPQTRTVPAQNVATLTRQVYVDGLSAAISQGMTTLLQTLRDQGAQPAAAPFVIYHGEVNADSDGPIEICVPYSGALHPAGEVGLRVEPAHAEAFVTLTKDQFEFPAILAAYDVTCAAAQAQGTCGDLSPREVYPHDWDAAGAGDPAGEVAWPYHPHP comes from the coding sequence ATGCCCACCCCTGCCCTGCCCCTCATGACCATCGGCGCGTTTGCCGGCGCCAGTCGCCTGAGCCCCAAGGCCCTGCGGCTGTACGACGAACTGGGCCTGCTGCGGCCCGCGCAGGTGGACCCCCAGAGTGGCTACCGCCGCTACACGCCCGCCCAGCTGGCCGACGCCCGCCTGATTGGCCGGCTGCGTCAGGCCGACATGCCCCTGCCCGCCATCGGGGCGCTGCTGGCCCTGCCGGCGGGCGAGCGCCCGGCCGCCCTGCGCCTGCACCTCGCCGCGCTGGACGCCGAACACCGCCAGCGGCGCGACCTCACCCGCCACCTCATTCAGCACCTCGAAGGAGAAACGCCCATGTCCCTCCCCACCCCCCAGACCCGCACTGTGCCCGCCCAGAACGTCGCCACCCTGACCCGGCAGGTGTACGTGGACGGCCTGTCCGCCGCCATCTCGCAGGGCATGACCACCCTGCTGCAGACCCTGCGCGACCAGGGCGCGCAACCCGCCGCCGCGCCGTTCGTGATCTACCACGGCGAGGTGAACGCCGACAGCGACGGGCCCATCGAGATCTGTGTGCCCTACAGCGGGGCGCTGCACCCGGCCGGCGAGGTGGGGCTGCGCGTGGAACCGGCCCACGCCGAGGCCTTTGTCACGCTGACCAAGGACCAGTTCGAGTTCCCCGCCATCCTGGCGGCCTACGACGTGACCTGCGCCGCTGCCCAGGCCCAGGGGACATGCGGCGACCTCAGCCCCCGCGAGGTGTATCCCCACGACTGGGACGCGGCGGGCGCGGGCGACCCGGCCGGCGAGGTGGCGTGGCCCTACCATCCCCACCCATAG
- a CDS encoding glycerophosphodiester phosphodiesterase, with protein MTPLLLGHRGAPGLAPENTLASFQAALAAGLDGVELDVRRLADGTLAVHHDAALPGGRRLAALTAAELPPQVPTLPAALAWAADTGAFVNVELKFEGPWPDDRVAGTLRAVTAHGLTRRVIVSSFLPTLLRAARDLAPQIERGLLVHRAYPPPLLRAGMRWTGSAALHPEVGTVDARLLALARAQGWRVHAWTVNDPAEVKRLSALGVDGLIGDDPAALLGARLTGP; from the coding sequence ATGACCCCCCTCCTGCTGGGCCACCGGGGCGCGCCGGGGTTGGCGCCAGAGAACACGCTGGCCAGTTTTCAGGCGGCGCTGGCGGCCGGGCTGGACGGCGTGGAACTGGACGTGCGGCGATTGGCAGACGGCACGCTGGCGGTGCACCACGACGCGGCGCTCCCCGGTGGGCGGCGGCTGGCGGCGCTTACAGCCGCCGAGCTGCCGCCGCAGGTGCCCACCCTGCCAGCCGCGCTGGCCTGGGCCGCCGACACGGGCGCGTTCGTGAACGTGGAACTGAAGTTTGAGGGCCCCTGGCCCGACGACCGGGTGGCGGGCACCCTGCGCGCGGTCACCGCCCACGGCCTGACACGGCGGGTGATCGTGAGTTCCTTTCTGCCCACGCTGCTGCGGGCCGCCCGGGACTTGGCCCCACAGATCGAGCGTGGGTTGCTGGTGCACCGCGCGTATCCGCCGCCCCTACTGCGGGCCGGAATGCGCTGGACCGGCAGCGCGGCCCTGCACCCGGAGGTGGGCACGGTGGACGCGCGCCTGCTGGCCCTGGCCCGCGCGCAGGGCTGGCGGGTGCACGCCTGGACGGTGAATGACCCTGCCGAGGTCAAGCGGCTGAGCGCCCTGGGCGTGGACGGCCTGATCGGGGACGACCCCGCCGCCCTGCTGGGCGCGCGGTTGACCGGCCCCTGA
- a CDS encoding esterase-like activity of phytase family protein: protein MRTLLIGVTALLSLASSVHAATLVGYAHLPADTFAAGPASGAYSGAGLRGQARFSSQPVQGFSGVQFGKNGGYLFLSDNGFGSKANSADYLLRLYTLNLNAKTAPTGQDKVEVGAFVSLRDPDRKVPWVIVNEASPERLLTGADFDVEGFVLAPDGTLWVGDEFGPYLLHFSADGRLLDAPIATPNLPGLPTLRGQAPIVIGHRGSSGTRPEHTLEAYRVAIEAGADFVEPDLVVTKDGVLIARHEPVIAVVDASGKVLEATADVASRPEFASRLTTKKVDGVEVRGYFAEDFTLAELKTLRAVERLPALRGKAYDGQFQIPTLAEVIALVRDVEAKTGRKIGIYPETKHPTYFQQMGVNTSQLLIDTLKKEGFTDPARVFIQSFETANLKALKTDIMPKAGVNLPLVQLVSSPDEAPYDWAAKGDPRKYDALTTDAGLKDIASYASGVGAYKRWIITDKGQTTDFVTRAHAAGLLVHPWTFRNEATYLLPGYAGDPEAEMRQALLAGVDGFFTDFPATGARVVGQYTAPEVRSPQNPAFALGGSSAAANVGASGGFEGLSLSPDGKTLYALLEKTVTGDRPGQLRLHAYDLAGKTWTLAGRYALDDAAHAIGDLTPVNASQALVLERDNASGAAAKSKRVYLVSLNEKNVDGTLKKTLVADLMNVKDPQGLAPSTQGGVFTFPYVTIENLLVLDANTILVANDNNYPGTGGRGADVKDATEFLWLKLDSPLTLAPGVGRR from the coding sequence GTGAGAACACTCCTGATTGGTGTCACGGCCCTGCTGAGCCTCGCTTCATCTGTTCACGCCGCCACGCTGGTGGGGTACGCACACCTGCCCGCCGACACCTTCGCGGCCGGGCCCGCCAGTGGGGCCTACAGCGGCGCGGGGCTGCGCGGTCAGGCGCGCTTTTCGTCGCAGCCGGTACAGGGGTTTTCGGGGGTGCAGTTCGGCAAGAACGGGGGCTACCTGTTCCTCAGCGACAACGGGTTTGGCAGCAAGGCCAACAGCGCCGACTACCTGCTGCGCCTGTACACCCTGAACCTGAACGCCAAAACGGCCCCCACCGGCCAGGACAAGGTGGAGGTGGGCGCCTTTGTCAGCCTGCGCGACCCCGATCGCAAGGTGCCCTGGGTGATCGTGAACGAGGCCAGCCCCGAGCGGCTGCTGACTGGCGCGGACTTTGACGTGGAAGGCTTTGTGCTGGCCCCCGACGGCACGCTGTGGGTGGGCGACGAATTCGGGCCCTACCTGCTGCACTTCAGCGCGGACGGCCGGCTGCTGGACGCCCCCATCGCCACGCCCAACCTGCCGGGCCTGCCCACCCTACGCGGTCAGGCGCCCATCGTGATCGGGCACCGGGGCAGCAGCGGCACCCGCCCGGAGCACACCCTGGAAGCCTACCGGGTGGCGATTGAAGCGGGCGCGGATTTCGTAGAGCCCGACCTGGTGGTGACCAAAGACGGCGTGCTGATTGCCCGCCACGAACCCGTGATTGCCGTGGTGGACGCCAGCGGCAAGGTGCTGGAAGCCACTGCCGATGTGGCGTCGCGCCCTGAATTCGCCTCGCGCCTGACCACCAAGAAGGTGGACGGTGTGGAGGTGCGCGGCTACTTTGCCGAGGACTTTACGCTGGCTGAACTGAAAACCCTGCGCGCCGTGGAGCGCCTGCCCGCGCTGCGCGGCAAGGCCTACGACGGCCAGTTTCAGATTCCCACCCTGGCCGAAGTGATTGCGCTGGTGAGGGACGTGGAAGCGAAAACCGGGCGCAAGATCGGCATCTACCCCGAGACCAAGCACCCCACCTACTTTCAGCAGATGGGCGTGAACACCTCGCAGCTGCTGATTGACACGCTGAAAAAAGAAGGCTTTACCGACCCGGCGCGCGTGTTCATCCAGTCCTTCGAGACCGCCAACCTGAAGGCCCTGAAAACCGACATCATGCCGAAGGCTGGGGTGAACCTGCCCCTGGTGCAGCTGGTCAGCAGCCCCGACGAGGCGCCCTACGACTGGGCGGCGAAGGGCGACCCCCGCAAGTATGACGCCCTGACCACCGACGCCGGCCTGAAAGACATTGCCAGCTACGCCAGTGGCGTGGGGGCCTACAAGCGCTGGATCATCACCGACAAGGGGCAGACCACCGATTTCGTGACCCGCGCCCACGCGGCGGGCCTGCTGGTGCACCCCTGGACCTTCCGCAACGAGGCCACGTACCTGCTGCCCGGCTACGCGGGCGACCCCGAAGCCGAGATGCGTCAGGCCCTGCTGGCCGGCGTGGACGGCTTTTTCACGGATTTCCCTGCCACCGGCGCCCGCGTGGTGGGCCAGTACACCGCCCCCGAGGTACGCAGCCCCCAGAACCCGGCCTTTGCCCTGGGCGGCAGCAGTGCGGCGGCCAACGTGGGTGCCAGCGGCGGCTTCGAGGGTCTGAGCCTGAGCCCGGACGGCAAGACGTTGTACGCCCTGCTGGAAAAAACCGTGACCGGCGACCGGCCCGGCCAGCTGCGCCTGCACGCCTACGATCTGGCGGGCAAGACGTGGACCCTGGCCGGCCGCTACGCCCTGGATGACGCCGCCCACGCCATCGGCGACCTGACCCCGGTGAACGCTTCGCAGGCCCTGGTGCTGGAGCGCGACAACGCCAGCGGCGCGGCGGCCAAGAGCAAGCGCGTGTATCTGGTCAGCCTGAACGAGAAGAACGTCGACGGCACCCTGAAAAAGACCCTGGTGGCCGACCTGATGAACGTGAAAGACCCCCAGGGCCTGGCCCCCAGCACCCAGGGCGGCGTGTTCACGTTCCCCTACGTGACCATTGAAAACCTGCTGGTGCTGGACGCAAACACCATTCTGGTCGCCAACGACAACAACTACCCCGGCACGGGCGGGCGCGGCGCCGACGTGAAGGACGCCACCGAGTTCCTGTGGCTGAAGCTGGATAGCCCCCTCACCCTGGCGCCCGGCGTGGGCCGCCGGTAA
- a CDS encoding YDG/SRA domain-containing protein, with protein MKAAAPLVGELPGCPPGTLFEGRRALSEAGVHRPLQAGIAGTALGGAVSVVLSGGYEDDQDSGHQILYTGEGGRDPRTGAQTAHQLLTRGNLALARSHLLGQPVRVVRRVAGATYRYDGLFLVTAFWHEVGRSGYRIWRFLLESEATLESEGPTAATAAPDRHATTRLRRLSRHAAQVKAWHDHTCQLCGLRLSTPAGPYAEAAHIRPLGQPHGGEEPGPLA; from the coding sequence GTGAAGGCGGCGGCCCCGCTGGTGGGCGAGCTGCCCGGCTGCCCGCCCGGCACCCTCTTTGAGGGGCGGCGGGCACTGAGCGAGGCGGGCGTGCACCGCCCCCTGCAAGCGGGGATCGCAGGCACGGCCCTGGGCGGCGCGGTGTCGGTGGTGCTGTCTGGCGGCTACGAGGACGACCAGGACAGCGGCCACCAGATTCTGTACACCGGCGAGGGCGGGCGCGACCCCCGGACCGGGGCCCAGACCGCCCACCAGCTGCTGACCCGTGGCAACCTCGCCCTGGCGCGCAGCCACCTGCTGGGTCAGCCGGTGCGGGTGGTGCGGCGCGTGGCCGGGGCCACCTACCGCTACGACGGCCTGTTTCTGGTCACGGCCTTCTGGCATGAGGTGGGGCGGTCGGGCTACCGCATCTGGCGCTTTCTGCTGGAGAGTGAGGCGACCCTGGAAAGCGAGGGGCCGACAGCGGCCACGGCGGCCCCTGACCGGCACGCCACCACCCGCCTGCGCCGCCTGAGCCGTCACGCCGCCCAGGTCAAGGCATGGCACGACCACACCTGCCAGCTGTGCGGCCTGCGCCTCTCCACGCCCGCCGGCCCCTACGCCGAGGCGGCGCACATCCGGCCCCTGGGCCAGCCCCACGGGGGCGAGGAGCCTGGGCCGCTGGCTTAA